The following coding sequences lie in one Kribbella sp. NBC_00709 genomic window:
- a CDS encoding MFS transporter, whose protein sequence is MSTATHSSRAAVAGAGRHLAGFWFVAAAFLTLMAFGTVPTPLWPIYQTRDHFGPTTVTVAFAVLVVGTGASFRLLGHLSDRLGRRRVIVPGLLVAILADAVLAFWPDLPGLIVGRVLTGVAIGLMASTATVYLSDLYQEARPGRDESPLPALVATAVNLGGLALGPLAAGILAQWAPSPLRTPYIIFGLLMAGLLVLVLASPETIDTAAADQDRPVRFALRPGQRAAFGAAAAVGFFAFAVMGLFSSLGAIIVRGELGITSYFVAGLAPFAAFAASAVAQLALGKLAHSTVLLIGGRLFPIGLALTAVSLYQPTLWLALTSAALAGGGAGLLIKSGVTQAAIAAVPASRAGVLAMFFIIAYVGMGLPSIAFSLVIQHVALRPSMIGFAGVLSIGAFIAIVIARRPVTVGR, encoded by the coding sequence ATGAGTACAGCTACACATTCGTCCCGGGCCGCGGTTGCCGGCGCCGGACGGCATCTGGCCGGTTTCTGGTTCGTGGCTGCCGCGTTCCTGACGTTGATGGCATTCGGCACCGTCCCGACTCCGCTGTGGCCGATCTACCAGACCCGGGATCACTTCGGCCCGACGACGGTGACGGTCGCCTTTGCCGTGCTGGTCGTCGGTACGGGCGCCAGTTTCCGGCTGCTCGGCCACCTGTCCGATCGGCTGGGCCGCCGCCGGGTGATCGTTCCCGGTTTACTCGTCGCGATCCTTGCCGATGCGGTGCTGGCCTTCTGGCCCGACCTGCCTGGCCTGATCGTCGGCCGGGTGTTGACCGGTGTCGCGATCGGCTTGATGGCGTCGACCGCGACTGTCTACCTCAGCGATCTGTACCAGGAAGCGCGGCCCGGGCGAGACGAATCACCCCTTCCCGCGCTGGTCGCGACCGCTGTAAATCTGGGTGGTCTGGCACTCGGCCCGCTGGCCGCGGGAATCCTCGCCCAATGGGCGCCCTCCCCGTTGCGTACGCCGTACATCATCTTCGGACTGTTGATGGCGGGCCTTCTCGTGCTGGTGCTGGCCAGCCCCGAGACCATCGACACCGCGGCGGCGGATCAGGACCGGCCGGTCCGCTTCGCTCTGCGTCCGGGCCAGCGCGCAGCTTTCGGGGCAGCAGCAGCTGTCGGGTTCTTCGCGTTCGCGGTGATGGGGCTGTTCTCCTCACTCGGGGCCATCATCGTGCGCGGCGAGCTGGGCATCACGTCGTACTTCGTTGCCGGCCTTGCGCCGTTCGCCGCCTTCGCCGCGTCAGCCGTCGCTCAACTCGCGCTCGGAAAGCTCGCCCACTCCACGGTGCTCTTGATCGGCGGGCGGCTGTTCCCGATCGGTCTGGCGCTGACCGCCGTGTCGCTCTACCAGCCGACGCTCTGGCTGGCGCTCACGTCCGCGGCACTGGCCGGCGGCGGCGCGGGCCTCCTCATCAAGAGCGGGGTGACACAGGCGGCGATCGCCGCCGTACCGGCTTCACGGGCCGGCGTCCTCGCCATGTTCTTCATCATCGCGTACGTCGGCATGGGCCTGCCGTCGATCGCGTTCAGTCTGGTCATTCAGCATGTCGCGCTCCGGCCGTCGATGATCGGTTTCGCCGGCGTGCTGTCGATCGGCGCCTTCATCGCCATCGTCATCGCTCGACGACCGGTCACAGTCGGCCGATAG
- a CDS encoding CocE/NonD family hydrolase has protein sequence MRIDWDVPITMDDGLILRADIFRPDADGSYPVIMTHGPYAKGLSFQEAFRFAWSNLEAEHPDALAGSSNRYQNWETVDPEKWVPDGYVVIRVDARGSGRSPGYVDIFSPREARDYYTCIEWAGVQEWSNSKVGLLGISYYAVNQWQVAALQPPHLAAICPWEGATDYYREFTHHGGIPSDFLGQWFPPQVEAMQHGVGDRGARNPVTGVPVAGPETLDPEVLEKSRADVVAEMLARPMLDDYYWDRSADLSRITVPTLSATNWGHHLHTRGGFEGYNTTPAGQKWLEVHGQQHWVEFYTDYGLRLQKRFFGHFLKDEDTGWRDQPPVFLNLRRVDGTFAQRAENEWPLARTAWTTFHLDIDRQELTTTPPQSATSVDFAALGEGVTLWTDPLSVETEITGPASAHLTVASSTKDADLFLVLRVQDPNGRDVTFPGAMDPEGAVAFGWLRASVRATDPALSTPYRPWQTYTESQPLTPGEPVGVDLEIWPTSVIIPAGYRLGVTLCGRDFTFAGEGPWPEAYGVQMRGNGIFVHTDERARPHTVFGGTTTLFTGGQHASSLLLPIIPATDDTV, from the coding sequence ATGCGCATCGATTGGGATGTGCCGATCACGATGGACGACGGCCTGATCCTGCGGGCCGACATCTTCCGGCCTGACGCGGACGGCAGTTATCCGGTGATCATGACCCACGGGCCGTACGCCAAGGGACTGTCGTTCCAGGAGGCGTTCCGGTTCGCGTGGTCGAACCTGGAGGCCGAGCATCCCGACGCGCTCGCCGGTTCGTCCAACCGCTACCAGAACTGGGAGACCGTCGATCCCGAAAAGTGGGTCCCCGACGGGTACGTCGTCATCCGTGTCGACGCCCGCGGATCCGGACGATCGCCCGGGTACGTCGACATCTTCTCGCCGCGCGAGGCCCGCGACTATTACACCTGCATCGAGTGGGCCGGGGTGCAGGAGTGGAGCAACAGCAAGGTCGGCCTGCTCGGGATCTCGTACTACGCCGTCAACCAATGGCAGGTTGCCGCGCTTCAACCACCGCACCTCGCGGCGATCTGTCCGTGGGAAGGGGCGACCGACTACTACCGGGAGTTCACCCATCACGGCGGTATTCCCAGCGACTTCCTCGGCCAGTGGTTCCCGCCCCAGGTAGAGGCGATGCAGCACGGCGTCGGCGACCGCGGCGCACGCAATCCGGTCACGGGGGTGCCGGTGGCCGGCCCGGAAACGCTCGATCCGGAGGTGCTCGAGAAGAGCCGGGCGGACGTGGTCGCCGAGATGCTCGCCCGTCCGATGCTGGACGACTACTACTGGGACCGGTCGGCCGACCTCAGCCGGATCACCGTGCCCACTCTGTCCGCCACGAACTGGGGCCACCACCTGCATACCCGCGGCGGGTTCGAGGGGTACAACACGACCCCGGCCGGCCAGAAGTGGCTCGAGGTCCACGGGCAGCAGCACTGGGTCGAGTTCTACACCGACTATGGACTGCGGCTGCAGAAACGATTCTTCGGCCACTTCCTCAAGGACGAGGACACCGGCTGGCGCGACCAACCACCAGTGTTCCTCAATCTGCGCAGGGTGGACGGCACGTTCGCGCAGCGCGCCGAGAACGAGTGGCCGTTGGCGCGGACCGCCTGGACAACATTCCATCTCGACATCGACCGGCAGGAACTGACCACCACACCACCGCAGTCCGCGACCAGCGTCGACTTCGCCGCGCTCGGCGAGGGGGTCACGTTGTGGACGGACCCGTTGAGCGTGGAGACCGAGATCACCGGACCGGCCTCCGCGCACCTGACCGTTGCCTCCAGCACCAAAGACGCCGACCTGTTCCTCGTACTTCGGGTGCAGGACCCGAACGGCCGGGACGTCACGTTCCCTGGTGCGATGGATCCCGAGGGCGCTGTCGCGTTCGGGTGGTTACGTGCTTCGGTGCGCGCGACCGATCCAGCGCTCAGTACGCCGTACCGACCTTGGCAGACCTACACCGAATCCCAGCCGCTCACGCCAGGGGAACCGGTCGGCGTCGACCTGGAGATCTGGCCGACCTCGGTCATCATCCCAGCCGGATACCGGCTCGGCGTCACACTGTGCGGCCGCGACTTCACGTTCGCCGGCGAAGGTCCGTGGCCGGAAGCGTACGGCGTCCAGATGCGCGGCAACGGCATCTTCGTCCACACCGACGAACGCGCCCGCCCCCACACCGTCTTCGGCGGCACCACCACCCTCTTCACCGGCGGGCAACACGCGTCCTCGCTACTACTCCCGATCATCCCAGCAACCGACGACACCGTCTGA
- a CDS encoding sensor histidine kinase: MGAPVGGGHTWDEGALDNAGLSRVRLDALLQELLGRVDDIMDSQERLRALLDAVVGIGADLDLNSTLDRIVSAACDLTGARYGALGVIRRDGKGLARFITRGIGADQIEQIGPYPEGHGILGLLIEHPEPLRLHDLSGHPQSFGFPANHPPMRSFLGVPIRSRQQVFGNLYLTEKAGGADFTEDDERTMMALAAAAGVVIANARLYADTERRRRWHEVTAEITQLMLGDFDPQEVLALIARRAREVSSSLVGLILLVDGADLVVRAVDAPAPVHRYLGRRFPANLPVLTDVLQGAEQVVIEDVAQLAKESGLLPELPELEQIGRTILAPIPPGDHLTGGLLIVSAAQGAVLAVTPGTDLLRMFANQATLALDRKQAQSKQSTLAVLQDRDRIARDLHDLVIQRLFATGLQLQSMHRLVRPDAQERISRAVEDIDSTIHDLRSAIFELHRQPGQSSLRGDLKTVVDEYIQPLGFRPRLTTTGPVDTAVPAATRPQILAVLRESLSNVVRHANATEVVVDLAVTGDGVTLRVADNGTGISSTDRGSALRKLRDQAATLGGSAQVEPNQPHGTVVELHAPL, encoded by the coding sequence ATGGGAGCTCCGGTGGGCGGAGGGCACACCTGGGACGAGGGTGCGCTGGACAACGCAGGGCTCTCCCGCGTTCGGCTCGACGCTCTGCTGCAGGAGCTGCTCGGGCGTGTCGACGACATCATGGACTCGCAGGAGCGGCTGCGCGCCCTGCTCGACGCGGTCGTCGGCATCGGCGCCGATCTGGATCTCAACAGCACACTCGACCGGATCGTCTCGGCCGCCTGTGACCTGACCGGCGCCCGGTACGGCGCTCTCGGCGTGATCAGACGTGACGGCAAAGGACTTGCGCGGTTCATCACGCGCGGTATCGGCGCGGATCAGATCGAACAGATCGGGCCTTATCCGGAGGGACACGGGATCCTCGGGTTGCTGATCGAGCATCCCGAGCCGCTGCGGCTGCACGACCTGTCCGGGCATCCGCAATCGTTCGGTTTCCCGGCCAACCATCCACCGATGCGGAGCTTCCTCGGCGTTCCGATCCGGAGCCGGCAACAAGTCTTCGGCAACCTGTACCTGACCGAGAAGGCCGGCGGCGCCGATTTCACCGAAGACGACGAACGAACCATGATGGCCCTGGCCGCGGCGGCCGGCGTGGTGATCGCCAACGCACGTCTGTACGCCGACACCGAACGCCGGCGCCGATGGCATGAGGTGACGGCCGAGATCACCCAGCTGATGCTCGGCGATTTCGACCCGCAGGAAGTGCTGGCTCTGATCGCGCGCCGCGCTCGTGAGGTGTCCAGCTCGCTGGTGGGGTTGATCCTGCTCGTCGACGGAGCGGACCTGGTCGTTCGGGCTGTTGACGCTCCAGCGCCGGTCCACCGCTACCTCGGCCGCCGCTTCCCGGCGAACCTGCCGGTGCTGACCGACGTACTGCAGGGCGCCGAACAAGTGGTGATCGAGGACGTGGCCCAGTTGGCGAAGGAGTCCGGCCTGCTGCCGGAACTGCCAGAGCTGGAACAGATCGGCCGGACGATTCTCGCGCCGATCCCGCCAGGCGACCATCTCACCGGAGGACTCCTGATTGTCTCGGCTGCGCAAGGCGCGGTGCTGGCGGTCACTCCGGGTACGGACCTGCTCCGGATGTTCGCCAACCAGGCCACCCTGGCTCTGGACCGGAAGCAGGCTCAGAGCAAACAGTCCACGCTCGCGGTGCTGCAGGACCGCGACCGGATCGCGCGGGACCTGCACGACCTCGTCATCCAGCGCCTGTTCGCCACCGGTCTGCAACTGCAGAGCATGCACCGCCTGGTCCGGCCGGACGCGCAGGAACGCATCAGCCGTGCTGTCGAAGACATCGACTCCACCATCCACGACCTGCGGAGCGCGATATTCGAACTGCACCGCCAGCCTGGTCAGAGTTCGCTGCGTGGCGACCTGAAGACAGTGGTCGACGAGTACATCCAGCCACTGGGATTCCGGCCCCGACTCACCACCACCGGCCCGGTCGACACCGCCGTACCGGCCGCCACCAGACCTCAGATCCTCGCCGTACTGCGGGAGTCGTTGTCGAATGTGGTGCGCCACGCCAATGCCACCGAGGTCGTGGTCGATCTCGCGGTCACAGGCGACGGCGTGACCCTTCGCGTGGCTGACAACGGCACCGGGATCTCTTCCACCGATCGCGGCAGCGCACTACGGAAGCTTCGCGACCAAGCCGCCACGCTCGGCGGCTCGGCACAGGTCGAGCCGAACCAACCGCACGGCACAGTGGTCGAGCTTCACGCACCCCTGTGA
- a CDS encoding GAF domain-containing sensor histidine kinase — protein sequence MAEGSSGRGSWDEGALEYAGLSRVRLDALLQELLGRVDEIMEYQERLRALLDAVVGIGADLDLNSTLDRIVTAACELAGARYGALGVVGPDGKRLVRFITRGVTDEEIAAIGPYPEGHGILGLLIEHPEPIRLHDLAEHPRSYGFPANHPPMKSFLGVPIRTRAHAYGNLYLTEKTGEADFTQDDERTVTALATAAGVVIDNARLYADTEQRRRWHEVTAEITQLMLGEFDADEALQLIVQRSREVAGAQIAALLLAEGNELVVRAVDGPPEFTKYAGRRLQTDLPLLHLVGSGSGDQIVIEDLAQLVKDAGGFSEFPESAKLARATIAPLPPGTTATGGFLAVAMEQGASTRVAEGADLIRMFAGQATLAVERAQAQRDRDLLVVLEDRDRIARDLHDLVIQRLFATGLQLQGMQRLVPAEHQQRLSRAVDDIDSTIHDLRAAIFELQQPPDSTSLRGDVQALVAEYTEPLGFRPQLICTGPIDTVVPAAVRPQILATVRESLSNIVRHAQASEVTVEVNADSQQVVARTTDNGVGIGDQHRSSGLRNLTERAQALGGTVHVTDNQPHGTIVELHAPLAGN from the coding sequence GTGGCCGAAGGCTCGTCGGGGCGGGGAAGTTGGGACGAGGGGGCGCTGGAGTACGCCGGGTTGTCCCGCGTGCGTCTGGACGCCCTCCTGCAGGAGCTGCTCGGCCGCGTCGACGAGATCATGGAGTACCAGGAGCGGCTGCGCGCGCTGCTCGACGCGGTCGTCGGCATCGGCGCGGACCTCGACCTGAACAGCACCCTGGACCGCATCGTGACCGCGGCCTGCGAACTCGCCGGGGCACGCTACGGCGCGCTGGGCGTCGTCGGCCCCGACGGCAAACGACTGGTCCGTTTCATCACCCGCGGCGTGACTGACGAGGAGATCGCCGCCATCGGCCCCTACCCCGAAGGCCACGGCATCCTCGGGCTGCTGATCGAACACCCCGAACCGATCCGGCTGCACGACCTCGCCGAGCACCCCAGGTCCTACGGTTTCCCGGCCAACCACCCGCCGATGAAGAGCTTCCTCGGCGTCCCGATCCGGACCCGCGCGCACGCCTACGGCAACCTGTACCTGACCGAGAAGACCGGCGAGGCCGACTTCACCCAGGACGACGAACGCACAGTCACCGCCCTGGCCACCGCGGCCGGTGTCGTGATCGACAACGCCCGCCTGTACGCCGACACCGAGCAACGCCGCCGCTGGCACGAGGTCACCGCCGAGATCACCCAGCTGATGCTCGGCGAGTTCGACGCCGACGAAGCACTCCAACTCATCGTGCAACGCTCCCGAGAAGTCGCCGGCGCACAGATCGCCGCCCTGCTGCTCGCCGAGGGCAACGAACTGGTCGTCCGGGCCGTCGACGGGCCACCGGAATTCACCAAATACGCCGGCCGCCGACTCCAGACCGACCTGCCGCTGCTGCACCTGGTCGGCTCGGGCAGCGGCGACCAGATCGTCATCGAGGACCTCGCGCAGCTCGTCAAAGACGCCGGCGGATTCTCCGAGTTCCCCGAGAGCGCGAAGCTCGCCCGGGCGACGATCGCCCCACTACCGCCCGGAACCACCGCGACCGGCGGATTCCTCGCCGTCGCCATGGAACAAGGCGCCAGCACCCGCGTCGCCGAAGGCGCCGACCTGATCCGGATGTTCGCCGGCCAGGCCACCCTCGCGGTCGAACGCGCCCAGGCGCAACGCGACCGCGACCTGCTCGTCGTCCTCGAAGACCGCGACCGGATCGCCCGCGACCTGCACGACCTCGTCATCCAACGCCTGTTCGCGACCGGACTCCAGCTCCAAGGAATGCAACGACTCGTCCCCGCCGAGCACCAGCAACGACTCAGCCGCGCCGTCGACGACATCGACAGCACCATCCACGACCTCCGAGCGGCGATCTTCGAACTCCAACAGCCCCCAGACTCGACTTCGCTGCGCGGCGACGTCCAAGCCCTGGTCGCCGAGTACACCGAACCGCTCGGCTTCCGGCCCCAGCTGATCTGCACCGGCCCGATCGACACCGTCGTACCAGCCGCCGTACGACCACAGATCCTCGCCACCGTCCGCGAATCGCTGTCCAACATCGTCCGCCACGCACAGGCCTCCGAAGTCACAGTCGAGGTCAACGCCGACAGTCAACAAGTCGTCGCACGGACCACCGACAACGGCGTCGGCATCGGCGACCAGCACCGCAGCAGCGGACTACGCAACCTCACCGAACGCGCACAGGCCCTCGGCGGCACCGTGCACGTCACCGACAACCAGCCACACGGCACGATCGTCGAGCTCCACGCACCACTCGCCGGCAACTGA
- a CDS encoding LysR family transcriptional regulator yields the protein MELRQLRHFIALAEERSVTAAARRELIVQSGLSNSLQSLERELGTELYLRGTRPVRLTATGEALVSPAREALRAAETARRAVQETRDVLVGRLRLGIALSAQYLVPFAGYLGAFLREHPGVDVRMRGTAALDMLDMVENGELDCAIGPALEQRGRLRLTSLASEPLALTCRSDHELAGRDHVTVADLAGERFVDVPPGWTARLMCDALFAGAGLTRRIVAEVGDWEVLLEMIAAGAGIGFTPVGLQYKVLTDPGSPLRHLRVDGAQMDRHLYLILPPRAETSPAAAAFAAGMLAQHSAG from the coding sequence ATGGAGTTGCGCCAGCTACGCCATTTCATTGCGCTTGCGGAGGAGCGCAGCGTGACCGCCGCGGCCCGTCGCGAGCTGATCGTGCAATCCGGACTGTCGAACTCCCTGCAGTCCCTGGAACGCGAGCTGGGCACCGAGCTGTACCTCCGCGGTACCCGGCCGGTGCGGCTCACCGCCACCGGAGAGGCCCTGGTGAGCCCGGCGCGCGAGGCGTTGCGCGCCGCGGAGACCGCCCGTCGTGCGGTGCAGGAGACCCGGGATGTGCTCGTGGGCCGGCTCCGCCTCGGCATCGCCCTCTCGGCCCAGTACCTCGTACCGTTCGCGGGCTACCTCGGCGCGTTCCTGCGCGAGCATCCCGGTGTCGACGTCCGGATGCGCGGTACGGCCGCGCTGGACATGCTCGACATGGTGGAGAACGGCGAACTCGACTGCGCCATCGGACCGGCTCTGGAGCAGCGCGGCCGGTTACGCCTGACCTCGCTGGCCAGCGAGCCGCTTGCGCTGACCTGCCGCAGCGATCACGAACTTGCCGGTCGTGACCACGTCACGGTCGCGGACCTCGCCGGCGAGCGCTTTGTCGACGTACCTCCGGGCTGGACCGCGCGACTGATGTGCGATGCCCTGTTCGCCGGAGCCGGACTTACCCGGCGGATCGTCGCGGAGGTCGGCGACTGGGAGGTCCTGCTGGAGATGATCGCCGCCGGCGCCGGCATCGGATTCACCCCGGTGGGACTTCAGTACAAGGTCCTGACCGATCCCGGCAGCCCGCTGCGTCACCTTCGGGTGGACGGCGCCCAGATGGATCGCCACCTCTACCTCATCCTGCCGCCACGCGCCGAGACCAGCCCGGCGGCCGCCGCGTTCGCAGCCGGCATGCTGGCCCAGCACAGCGCCGGCTGA
- a CDS encoding bifunctional acetate--CoA ligase family protein/GNAT family N-acetyltransferase encodes MTAIERPGTPPGTGWDVLAADGSVVRIRPIRLDDEPALAAMNGRVSDESIYLRFFGINRSMADDYTHHLVAELGGHVALVAEYGDQVVGVASYEVLRTGEAEMAFLLQDSVHGRGIGTLLLEQLAATARENGIQRLRADTLGENAKMLRVLVGSGFEPVRKLDSGVVELVLDTAYHPATLERMADRERAAENRSLHRLFSPQTVAVIGAGRKPGGIGHELLLNIVKGGFTGSVYAVNPKAARIGDVPAYPSISAVPRAVDLAVIAVPAEQVLGVLTECGESGVGGAIVLTAGFSELGEAGRELQREMLAVARRHSIRLIGPNCLGLVNTAPDVSLNATFAEVSPTPGALALAAQSGAVGIAVLEHAGRTGLGISEFVSLGNKVDVSGNDVLLHWWGDPRTAVIGLYLESFGNPRKFGGLARMIGRTKPILVVKGGRSVGGRRAGVSHTAAAATPETAVDALFAQSGVLRMDTVEELVETARVLAVPPLPQGRRVAVVGNAGGAGILAADAAGRLGLDLPELSAAVQKKLAALGAVGPANPVDLGAAASAASLEEALKVIVASGEVDSLVVNYAVTRAGNVADIYAAIATAGDQAGLPIVVNCVGSANAGPEVALADGRRIPVFPFPESAVRALAHAVQYAEWRARPQGVVPELPRVDAAGARVVVERFLRRTPSGGWLDPEQASQLLRCAGVPMMPVLTAVTRSKAIAAAETVAYPVALKTSAPGVVHKTDIGGVRVGLANAVQLGMAYDEITAAAGGPQVLVQAMAPAGTELVIGVVRDRLFGPLLMAGSGGVLTDVLADRQWRGLPLTDLDALEMLHSLRCAPVLAGYRGAQAADQDAVLDVLQRIAWLANAVPELAELDINPLVAAPGGAFAVDVRMRITPAAPEPDWYARHLRGDQP; translated from the coding sequence ATGACGGCGATCGAACGGCCGGGTACACCGCCCGGAACAGGCTGGGACGTGCTGGCGGCGGATGGGTCGGTGGTTCGGATCCGGCCGATACGGCTGGACGACGAACCGGCGCTGGCCGCCATGAACGGGCGGGTGTCGGACGAGTCGATCTACCTGCGGTTCTTCGGGATCAATCGGAGCATGGCCGACGACTACACCCATCATCTGGTGGCCGAGCTGGGCGGACATGTCGCTCTGGTTGCCGAGTACGGCGACCAGGTGGTCGGTGTCGCGAGCTACGAGGTGTTGCGCACGGGTGAGGCGGAGATGGCCTTCCTGCTGCAGGACTCGGTCCATGGCCGCGGCATCGGGACCCTGCTGCTGGAGCAGCTAGCGGCGACGGCTCGGGAGAACGGTATCCAACGGCTGCGTGCCGACACGCTGGGTGAGAACGCCAAGATGCTGCGCGTCCTGGTCGGCTCCGGTTTCGAGCCGGTCCGCAAGCTGGACAGCGGCGTGGTCGAGTTGGTGCTCGACACGGCGTACCACCCTGCGACCCTGGAGCGGATGGCCGATCGGGAGCGGGCGGCCGAGAATCGCTCGCTGCATCGCCTGTTCTCCCCGCAGACCGTGGCCGTGATCGGTGCCGGCCGCAAACCTGGTGGCATCGGGCACGAGCTCCTGCTCAACATCGTGAAGGGCGGCTTCACCGGATCCGTGTACGCCGTGAACCCGAAGGCCGCACGGATCGGCGACGTGCCGGCGTACCCGTCGATCTCGGCGGTGCCACGCGCTGTCGATCTCGCGGTGATCGCGGTTCCCGCGGAGCAGGTGCTCGGCGTGCTGACGGAGTGTGGTGAGAGCGGTGTCGGTGGAGCGATCGTGCTGACGGCCGGATTCTCCGAGCTCGGGGAAGCCGGCCGGGAGCTGCAGCGGGAGATGCTGGCGGTGGCTCGCCGGCACAGCATCCGGCTGATCGGCCCGAACTGCCTCGGCCTGGTGAACACAGCCCCGGACGTGAGCCTGAACGCGACGTTCGCCGAGGTGTCACCGACGCCGGGAGCGCTGGCACTCGCTGCGCAGTCCGGCGCCGTGGGCATCGCGGTGCTGGAGCACGCCGGGCGGACCGGGCTGGGAATCTCCGAGTTCGTTTCCCTCGGCAACAAGGTCGATGTCAGCGGCAACGATGTGCTCCTGCATTGGTGGGGTGACCCACGAACTGCGGTGATCGGGCTGTATCTGGAGTCGTTCGGGAACCCGCGCAAGTTCGGCGGGCTGGCCCGGATGATCGGCCGGACGAAGCCGATCCTGGTCGTGAAGGGCGGCCGCTCGGTCGGCGGACGCCGGGCCGGCGTCTCGCACACCGCGGCCGCTGCAACCCCGGAGACCGCTGTCGACGCGCTGTTCGCGCAGTCCGGCGTACTCCGGATGGACACGGTCGAGGAACTGGTCGAGACGGCCCGGGTCCTTGCCGTGCCGCCGCTGCCGCAGGGCCGTCGGGTGGCAGTGGTCGGGAACGCCGGGGGAGCGGGGATCCTGGCCGCGGACGCCGCCGGCCGGCTCGGCCTGGACCTGCCCGAACTGAGTGCGGCGGTCCAGAAGAAGCTTGCAGCGCTCGGTGCGGTTGGTCCAGCGAACCCCGTCGATCTCGGTGCTGCCGCGTCGGCGGCGAGCCTCGAGGAGGCTCTGAAAGTGATCGTGGCGAGCGGCGAGGTCGACAGCCTGGTGGTGAACTACGCCGTGACGCGCGCCGGGAATGTCGCCGACATCTATGCCGCCATCGCCACCGCCGGCGACCAGGCAGGTCTCCCGATCGTGGTGAACTGTGTCGGCTCGGCGAACGCCGGACCCGAGGTCGCGCTCGCAGACGGCCGTCGGATTCCGGTCTTCCCCTTCCCCGAGAGCGCGGTGCGCGCGTTGGCGCATGCCGTCCAGTACGCCGAGTGGCGGGCTCGGCCGCAAGGCGTCGTACCGGAGCTGCCGCGGGTCGACGCGGCGGGGGCACGGGTCGTCGTAGAACGATTCCTGCGACGCACGCCCAGCGGCGGGTGGCTGGATCCAGAGCAGGCGAGTCAGCTCCTGCGCTGTGCAGGCGTGCCAATGATGCCGGTCCTGACCGCAGTGACGCGCTCGAAGGCGATCGCGGCGGCGGAGACCGTCGCCTACCCGGTCGCGTTGAAGACGTCCGCACCCGGCGTGGTGCACAAGACCGACATCGGCGGTGTCCGGGTCGGCCTGGCGAACGCAGTGCAGCTAGGAATGGCGTACGACGAGATCACCGCCGCAGCCGGCGGCCCGCAGGTGCTGGTCCAGGCGATGGCCCCGGCCGGTACCGAGCTCGTCATCGGTGTCGTCCGGGATCGGCTTTTCGGGCCGCTACTGATGGCCGGCAGCGGTGGAGTGCTGACCGACGTCCTGGCCGATCGGCAGTGGCGTGGGTTGCCGCTGACCGATCTGGACGCGCTCGAGATGCTTCACTCGTTGCGGTGCGCTCCGGTGCTGGCCGGATACCGCGGCGCGCAGGCTGCCGATCAGGACGCTGTCCTGGATGTCCTGCAGCGAATCGCCTGGCTGGCGAATGCGGTCCCCGAGCTCGCAGAGCTGGACATCAACCCGCTGGTTGCGGCCCCGGGCGGCGCGTTCGCGGTCGACGTACGGATGCGAATTACGCCGGCGGCTCCCGAGCCGGACTGGTACGCCCGCCACCTACGCGGCGACCAGCCCTGA
- a CDS encoding pyridoxamine 5'-phosphate oxidase family protein, with product MSTSQEFDHSRLQILGPVECLGLLGSVPLGRLVYTYAGLPAIRLVNFVLDDDTIVLSTGQGDKFRAAERGDVVAFEADAVDLERHLGWTVTAIGHLSVATVEESTELRHTLPMHSWLPMDDPQLVRMGIESVHGRRLVPWGQRPRSR from the coding sequence ATGAGCACAAGTCAAGAGTTCGATCATTCGCGGTTGCAGATCCTTGGGCCGGTGGAGTGTCTGGGCTTGCTCGGTTCGGTTCCGCTCGGGCGGCTGGTCTATACCTACGCCGGGTTGCCGGCGATCCGGCTGGTCAACTTCGTCCTGGATGACGACACGATCGTGTTGAGCACGGGTCAGGGTGACAAGTTCCGGGCGGCCGAGCGTGGTGACGTGGTCGCGTTCGAGGCCGATGCGGTGGATCTCGAGCGGCACTTGGGCTGGACGGTCACGGCCATCGGTCACCTGTCGGTCGCCACGGTCGAGGAGAGCACCGAACTGCGCCACACGCTGCCGATGCATTCGTGGCTACCGATGGACGACCCACAGCTGGTCCGGATGGGCATCGAGTCCGTGCATGGTCGCCGGCTGGTTCCGTGGGGCCAGCGGCCCCGTTCCCGTTAG